From the genome of Vulpes lagopus strain Blue_001 chromosome 2, ASM1834538v1, whole genome shotgun sequence, one region includes:
- the ZNF813 gene encoding LOW QUALITY PROTEIN: zinc finger protein 813 (The sequence of the model RefSeq protein was modified relative to this genomic sequence to represent the inferred CDS: substituted 1 base at 1 genomic stop codon) produces the protein MRRKKKVTIHPAVSSHGTQSFLSKLCIEASFQNVAVGRYKHSALENLHLMIDWKNDGESEEHQRYHEGHIQTETTVRNMNLTAQNGEGYKTFWKTSLKSAISAKQCVSISKGSNQMVKDTYLENEKLENLESYLVHAENNYLNHLESRIGLTFESNISENQRFKNEEQSAKWDPFEKSFTEELTLQNDQSIFNENRIAQCNESEKKFNQGSNVNKHLRIHFPENHYECDKCVEVFYQSSNLIIHKSNPMGENPYKYNECGKSGNQSSNVGDYQRIHMHRCNKPENMLSQSSELNIHNTVTTEQKTYICEECGKAFDWHSSLSQQPMHIGEKPYKCEECSKVFIHHSHLIQQDRIHPGEKPYQCEECGKAFNQHSMLTRHQRIHTGEKPYQCEECGKAFNQHSNLIQHHRIHTGERPYQCKECGQAFNHHSSLTQHHRIHSGEKPYQCKECGQAFNQHSNLTRHHRIHSGEKPYICKECGQAFNQHSKLTEHLRIHTGEKPYICKECGQAFNRHSHLTRHHRIHSGERPYQCKECGKAFNQQSKLTEHNRIHTGEKPYICKECGQAFNRHSHLTRHHKIHSGEKPYICKECGDTFIQHSHLTRHHRIHTXGNPNQSKEYVKAFKQSLKPNS, from the coding sequence CTGTATCTTCGCATGGCACCCAGAGTTTCCTGTCAAAGCTGTGCATAGAAGCTTCTTTCCAAAACGTGGCAGTGGGTAGATATAAACATAGTGCCCTTGAGAATTTACACTTAATGATAGACTGGAAAAATGATGGGGAGAGTGAAGAGCATCAAAGATATCATGAAGGACATATCCAAACTGAGACAACTGTCCGTAATATGAATCTCACTGCCCAAAATGGTGAAggatataaaacattttggaaaacatcCCTTAAGTCTGCTATTTCTGCAAAGCAGTGTGTTTCTATAAGCAAAGGCTCAAATCAAATGGTGAAAGATACATATTTGGAGAACGAAAAGTTGGAAAATCTGGAAAGTTACTTAGTCCatgctgaaaataattatttgaaccACCTTGAAAGTAGAATTGGATTGACCTTTGagtcaaatatttctgaaaatcagagatttaaaaatgaagaacaaagtgCTAAGTGGGATCCATTTGAGAAGTCTTTTACTGAGGAATTAACCCTACAAAACGACCAGAGCATTTTCAATGAAAACAGAATTGCTCAATGCAATGAATCTGAGAAAAAATTTAACCAGGGTTCAAATGTTAATAAACATTTAAGGATTCATTTTCCAGAGAATCATTATGAATGTGACAAATGTGTGGAAGTCTTTTATCAAAGCTCCAACCTGATTATACATAAGAGTAACCCTATGGGAGAGAATCcttataaatataatgaatgtgGGAAGTCTGGTAATCAGTCCTCCAATGTTGGTGATTATCAGAGAATTCACATGCATAGATGTAATAAACCTGAGAACATGTTGAGTCAATCATCAGAACTAAACATACATAACACAGTCACTACTGAACAGAAAACTTATATTTGTGAGGAATGTGGTAAGGCCTTTGACTGGCACTCATCATTATCTCAACAGCCAATGCATAttggagagaaaccttacaaatgtGAAGAATGTAGCAAGGTCTTTATCCACCACTCACATCTTATTCAGCAGGACAGAATTCAtcctggagagaaaccttaccaATGTGAAGAATGTGGAAAGGCCTTTAACCAGCACTCAATGCTTACTCGACATCaaagaattcacactggagagaaaccttaccaATGTGAAGAATGTGGCAAGGCCTTTAACCAGCATTCAAACCTTATTCAACATCacagaattcatactggagagagaCCTTACCAATGTAAAGAATGTGGCCAGGCCTTTAATCATCACTCAAGCCTTACTCAACATCACAGAATTCACAGTGGTGAAAAACCTTACCAGTGTAAAGAATGTGGCCAGGCCTTTAACCAGCATTCAAACCTTACTCGACATCACAGAATTCACAGTGGAGAGAAACCTTACATATGTAAAGAATGTGGCCAGGCCTTTAATCAGCACTCAAAGCTTACAGAACATCtcagaattcatactggagagaaaccttacatATGCAAAGAATGTGGCCAGGCTTTTAACCGGCACTCACATCTTACCCGACATCACAGAATTCATAGTGGAGAGAGACCTTACCAATGTAAAGAATGTGGTAAGGCCTTTAATCAACAATCAAAACTTACTGAACATAacagaattcatactggagagaaaccttacatATGTAAAGAATGTGGCCAGGCCTTTAACCGGCACTCACATCTTACTCGACATCACAAAATTCATAGTGGAGAGAAACCTTACATATGTAAAGAATGTGGTGACACCTTTATCCAGCACTCACACCTGACTCGACATCACAGAATTCATACTTGAGGGAATCCTAACCAAAGTAAAGAATATGTCAAGGCCTTTAAGCAATCCTTAAAGCCTAACTCCTGA